The nucleotide window CCGGGTCGCTGGCGGTCAGCCCGCCCGCCGCGAGCGCGGTCATCGGCGCTGCTCTTCCGCGAGGCCCGCGCGCGCCCGCAGCTCGGCGACCCGCGGGTCGATCCGGCGGCGCGCGTAGCGCAGGTAGAGCCAGGTGACCAGCGCGGTGCTGACGAACTGGCCGAGGCCGAGCAGGATGGCGACGTTGACCTGGCCGAACACCTTCCGGCTCATGAAGTCGTGCGCGTACGCGGCCAGCAGCACGTAGGTCATGTACCAGGCGAAGAAGGCGAAGCTCATCGGGAAGACGAAGCCGCGGAACCGGCGGCGCAGCGAGGCGAACTCGGGGCTGGCCTGGATCGCGGAGTAGTCGGGGCCCGGGGGAGTGGCGGGACGGCGGTGCTGGTCCCCGGCGGGCAGGGCCGGGATCCGGCCCGTCTCCTCCAGGGCGTTGCCCGGAACGGGCCGCGCTACGTCGTACATGGTGCCTCCGGCAGAGTGCCTCCGTGGCGGCTGTCCGGGCCTGCGGGCAGGGCGCCGGACCGCCCTTGCGGACTGCGAGGGCACATCGTAACTACGCCGTCCGGCCGCACCAGAAGCGGCCGACCGCCCGGTCGGTCCGTGCCGGTGGTATTCGTTTTCCCGCCGCTCACGTCGAATGGGTGACCGGTGGGAACGCACTGCGGAGAACGCCCGTAATGCCGAAAAGAATTGTGACGGGTCGTTGTCCGAGGCGGTTCCGCACTGCGGCGAACGGGGTAACGGCGCTGGTCGACTCGCCGACCTGGTCACCGAAAGTAGCCAAACAGCGGGCTTGATCCTGCCGCCGGGTGTCATCGGGCTGGGGAAGGGCGGCGAAGATCCACTGGTCAGCGTAAGGTTCCGAAAGAAATCACCGGGTCGGGGCGGGCGAACGCGCAACGCCACAACATCGGGCACATCTTGACCCTTGACCCACCCGTTGGTGGTACGGAGTGTAGATCGACTGAGGGACGTTGCTACCCTGCCTGGGCTAATCGGGTGACGGCCGGATGCGACAAGGCCCCGCGTCCGGTAACCGGAATTCCCTCTTCGGGGGCGGTGAGGCGGAATGTCGTGGCCCGTGGACGGTCGCGAATGCACTTTTCGCAGGTCAGCGCCCGAACGGGGAACACAATTGACCCCCCGGGTCGCGGGGGTACGATTCTTTGGCCCAGCTGACCACAGCGATCGATTGGCACCGATAAAGTTGATCTCGACCACCGTGCACAACGCAAGTTGCGACATGCACGTGCATAGTCCCGGGCACACTCCCGGGCGCGGGACGGGGCGGTGCCTGCCCGGGGACGAGCGCGTGGCCGGCGGGGCAGCCGGGGACGAGCGAGGGCGCCGGGGAAGCGGCAGGGCAGGGACGGCACGACCGTCCGGTGGCCCGCCGCGAGCCGGGACGCCGCGCCGCCGACGCGGATCCATGACGCCGGACAGGGAGTCACTCACGTGACCGTTGCAGGAGAAGGTCAGGTGCCCGTCGGGGAACTGCTCGGCCGAGCGCCCCGGCGGTCCAAAGGGAAGGCCCTGTGGCGCGCACTCGTGCAGTGGCGCGACTGGAGCCTGCCCGTCAAGCTTTCGGCCGTCACGGTCGTGCCCATCGTCCTCGCGCTGGTGCTGGGCGTCGCCACGATCGCCGCGCAGGTCGGCCGCTCGGACGAGTACCAGCGGCTCGACCGGCTCGTCGCGCTCGGCGGCGGGGCGCGCGCGCTCACCACCGCGCTCCAGCAGGAGCGCACGGTCACCGCGGCGATGCTGACCGAGGGCACCGTCGGCGGCACGCCCGAGCTGGCCGCGGCGCGCAAGGCCACCGACGCCGCGACCGGCCCGTTCACCGCGGCGCAGGCCAGGGCCGCCGAAGCGGAGCCCGGCGTGGCCGGCGCCGCGGGCACGGCCTCGGCCCAGGTCGGCAACCTCGCCTTCCTGCGCCGCCAGGTCGACGCCGGCCAGCTCGACCCGGGCCAGGCCATCACGACGTACTCCGCCCTCACCGCGTCGCTCATCGGCCTCGACACCGCGGCCACCGCGGGCGCCGGCGACGGCACCCTCGGCGGCCTGCCCGCCGGCCTGCACGAACTGCTGGTGGCGAGCGAGCAGGTGTCGCTCAGCCAGGCCCTCGTCTCCTACGGCATCGGCCGCGGCGGGCTGACGCCGAGCGAGCTGGCCACCCTGCGCGCCGCCGAGCTGCGGCTGGCCGACCGGCTCGTCGACTTCCGCTCCGCGGCGGGCGACACGCTGCAGCGCGACTTCGCGGCGATCGCCGAAGGCGCGCAGGCGCAGAGCCGGGCCCGGATGGTCGAGACGGTGCTGAACGCCCAGAGCAGCACGGTGGACGACGCCTTCCGCGCGCTGTCGGCGGCGGACTGGACCGCCGCCTCCGCGGCGATGCACACCCAGATCGTCCAGCTCGCCGAGCGGCTCGGCGCGTCGGCGGCGCAGACCGCGGCGGAGCTGGTCGACTCCGCCAGCAGCGGCGCCGGCCTGCTCGCGGTGCTGCTGTTCGCCGCGATGGTGCTGGCCGTCGCCGTCGTCTTCCTCATCACCCGCCAGCTGCTGCGCTCGCTGAAGGTGCTGCGCCGCAGCGCCCTCGACGTCGCCGAGACCGCGCTGCCGGAGGCGGTCCGCAACATCCAGGAGGGGCGGGCGCAGGGCACCGACGTCCGGCCGGTCGGCGTGCACACCGACGACGAGGTCGGCGAGGTGGCGCGGGCCTTCGACAAGGTGCACCACCAGGCGCTGCGGCTGGCGACCGAGCAGGCCGCCATGCGCACCGGCTACGGCAGCGTCTTCGTCAACCTGTCGCGGCGCAGCCAGAGCCTGGTGCAGCGGCAGCTGCAGCTGATCGAGCAGCTCGAGCGCGACGAGGAGGACGCCGACCAGCTCGCGACGCTGTTCCAGCTCGACCACCTCGCCACCCGGATGCGGCGCAACAACGAGAACCTGATGGTGCTCTCGGGCGCCGAGCCGGGCCGCCGGTCGGGGAAGCCGGTCGGCACCACCGACATGCTCCGCGCCGCCGTGTCGGAGATCGAGCAGTACCAGCGGGTCCAGGTGCAGCCGCCGCCCCCGGCCCGGATCGTCGGCTACGCCGCGAGCGACCTGATGCGCCTGGTCGCGGAGCTGCTGGACAACGCCGCGGCGTTCTCCGCGCCGGAGACCACGGTGACCGTGGCGTCGCGGCTGGGCGAGGACGGTTCGCTCCACATCGACATCCTGGACAAGGGCATCGGGATGAACGAGTGCGAGGTCATCGAGGCCAACACCCGGCTGACCGAGGCCGGGTCGGTCGACCTGGTGACGTCGCGCCGGATGGGCCTGTTCGTCGTCGGCCGGCTGGCCAGCAGGCACCGGATCGGGGTGTCGCTGCACGGCGGCAAGGACATCGTCGGCGTCCGCGCCACGGTCGTGGTTCCGGCGGAGCTGGTGATGCCGGTGACCGACGGCCCGGCGACCGGCCCGATCGGCGCCCTGCAGCAGCACCCGGCGAGCCCGGCGGCGGGCAACCAGCTGCCGCGCCGCCCGGTCAACGGCGCGACCCGCCCGCGGCCGGTGGTGCCGCAGCAGCCGGCGATGGGCGAGGAGCGCTGGCCGTCGGCGAGCGACCTCGCGGGCCTCACCGGCGGCGTGCGCCCGCCGTCGGACCTGGAGATCTCCGGGACGGCGCTGTTCGCCCCGATCACGAAGGACGGCGACGTCCCGCCGCAGCGCCCGGCCCTGCCGCAGGTGCCGGCGGTGCTGCCGCTGCCGCAGCAGCCACCCCGCGGCGACGACCTCCCGGCGGGCAAGGACCTGTTCACGGCCAACGAGACGACGCTCAGCGACTGGTGGCAGGAGGCGACGGCGGGCCAGGAGCCGCCCCCGCCCGCCCCGGCCCCGGACCGCTCGGAGACGACGCCGATCTTCGACGAGATGCTGTCGGCCTGGTTCCGCGAGGACAAGCCGGCCGGCGCCGAGGAAGAACCGGCGGACGCCCAGGAGGCCCCGCCGGAGGAGCGCCGCAGCTGGGACTTCGCGAGCGACGAGAACTTCCGCACGGTCCAGGAGCGCACGAAGGCCGAGCCGACGGCGTTCACGGACGCGGGCCTCCCGCGCCGCCGCCGCGGCGAGCAGCTGTTGCCGGGCAGCGCCACCCCGGCCTCCCCGGCGGCGACCCCCAAGCCGGCCCCGGCCCGCCCGGACCTCCCGGTCCGCGACCCGGCGGACGTCCGCGGCCGCTTGAGCAGCTTCCAGCAGGGCGTGACCCGCGGCCGCCGCCAGGCCGCGGCCAAGCGCGTCCGTCCCGCCCAGCCAACCCCGGGCGCGGCGGCGGGCCAGGGACTGGGGACGGCCCAGTCCGCAGTGTCTTCAGCCCAGCCCGCGGCGGGCTCTCCAGCCGCGGAGGAGGCGACACCGGCTGGGTCGGCGACCGCGCCGCAGGGTGCTGTGGAGCAGGCCGCCGTGCCGCAGAAGCCGGGTGCGGTTGAGCCGGAGCCGGGCTCGGAGCAGACGGCACCGCAGCCGGGTGCCACGCTGCCGGGTACAACGCAGCCGGGCACCACGCAGCAGGCATCCGCGGCGGGTCAGCAGGGGCCCGCCGTTCCGCAGGCATCCGCGGCTGGGCAGCAGGGGCCCGCCGTTCCGCAGGCACCCGTGGCTGGGCAGCAGGCGCCCGCCGCCACGCCGCAGGCGCCCGCGCCGACTCCGCAGGGACCCGCCGCCACCCCGCAGACCCCTGCCCCCGCTGCGCAGGCCCCCGCCACCCCGCAGCCACCCGTACCCACCGCACAGGCGCCCACCGCCCAGGCACCCACCGCCACCCCGCAGCCAGGCCCCGCCCAGCAGGACCACCCCGCCCCGCAGCAGGACCAGCCCGGTCACCGCCCCCCGGCGAACGGCACCCTCCCCAGCCGCCGGCCGAACGGGACCGCCATCCCCGCCGGCTCGGCGTCCGGCACCCTGCCGCAGCCGGACGGCCGGCGGCCGGACATGTTCCAGGACACCGGGCAGCTGCCGATCACGAACGGCCGGACGGCGCCGGAAACCCCTGCTCCGCGCGACGAAGAAACCGCCGTCGAGGCCACCGCCGAGTGGAACTTCGGCACGGATGACGGCTGGCGCGCGGTGCAAGCGGTGTCCCAGTCGACACCCTCCACCTTCACTTCGGCAGGATTGCCCCGGCGCCGTCGCGGGGAGCAGCTGCTCCCGGGCAGCGCGGGACCGTCCACCGGGGCCACGGCCCCCCGACCACAACGGGACGCGCACGACGTGCGCGGCCGCCTGCGGAGCTTCCAGCAGGGCATCGAGCGCGGACGCCACCGCACCGCACAGGCGGCCGAGAACAACCACGAGACCTTGGAGGGTGAATGACCTCGCCGAGTAGCGCTCAGCCGACGCAGAACCAGTTCGGCTGGCTGGTCAACGACTTCGCGGAGCGGGTGCCCGGCGTGGCCC belongs to Amycolatopsis tolypomycina and includes:
- a CDS encoding sensor histidine kinase: MPVGELLGRAPRRSKGKALWRALVQWRDWSLPVKLSAVTVVPIVLALVLGVATIAAQVGRSDEYQRLDRLVALGGGARALTTALQQERTVTAAMLTEGTVGGTPELAAARKATDAATGPFTAAQARAAEAEPGVAGAAGTASAQVGNLAFLRRQVDAGQLDPGQAITTYSALTASLIGLDTAATAGAGDGTLGGLPAGLHELLVASEQVSLSQALVSYGIGRGGLTPSELATLRAAELRLADRLVDFRSAAGDTLQRDFAAIAEGAQAQSRARMVETVLNAQSSTVDDAFRALSAADWTAASAAMHTQIVQLAERLGASAAQTAAELVDSASSGAGLLAVLLFAAMVLAVAVVFLITRQLLRSLKVLRRSALDVAETALPEAVRNIQEGRAQGTDVRPVGVHTDDEVGEVARAFDKVHHQALRLATEQAAMRTGYGSVFVNLSRRSQSLVQRQLQLIEQLERDEEDADQLATLFQLDHLATRMRRNNENLMVLSGAEPGRRSGKPVGTTDMLRAAVSEIEQYQRVQVQPPPPARIVGYAASDLMRLVAELLDNAAAFSAPETTVTVASRLGEDGSLHIDILDKGIGMNECEVIEANTRLTEAGSVDLVTSRRMGLFVVGRLASRHRIGVSLHGGKDIVGVRATVVVPAELVMPVTDGPATGPIGALQQHPASPAAGNQLPRRPVNGATRPRPVVPQQPAMGEERWPSASDLAGLTGGVRPPSDLEISGTALFAPITKDGDVPPQRPALPQVPAVLPLPQQPPRGDDLPAGKDLFTANETTLSDWWQEATAGQEPPPPAPAPDRSETTPIFDEMLSAWFREDKPAGAEEEPADAQEAPPEERRSWDFASDENFRTVQERTKAEPTAFTDAGLPRRRRGEQLLPGSATPASPAATPKPAPARPDLPVRDPADVRGRLSSFQQGVTRGRRQAAAKRVRPAQPTPGAAAGQGLGTAQSAVSSAQPAAGSPAAEEATPAGSATAPQGAVEQAAVPQKPGAVEPEPGSEQTAPQPGATLPGTTQPGTTQQASAAGQQGPAVPQASAAGQQGPAVPQAPVAGQQAPAATPQAPAPTPQGPAATPQTPAPAAQAPATPQPPVPTAQAPTAQAPTATPQPGPAQQDHPAPQQDQPGHRPPANGTLPSRRPNGTAIPAGSASGTLPQPDGRRPDMFQDTGQLPITNGRTAPETPAPRDEETAVEATAEWNFGTDDGWRAVQAVSQSTPSTFTSAGLPRRRRGEQLLPGSAGPSTGATAPRPQRDAHDVRGRLRSFQQGIERGRHRTAQAAENNHETLEGE
- a CDS encoding DUF485 domain-containing protein: MYDVARPVPGNALEETGRIPALPAGDQHRRPATPPGPDYSAIQASPEFASLRRRFRGFVFPMSFAFFAWYMTYVLLAAYAHDFMSRKVFGQVNVAILLGLGQFVSTALVTWLYLRYARRRIDPRVAELRARAGLAEEQRR